The Metabacillus schmidteae nucleotide sequence ATTTATAACATCATGATTATGGAAGAGCAGCAGACCATCATTGGAATTGGCTGTGGAGCAGCAAGCAAATTTGTGGATCCAACAACAAGAAAAATTACACACTTCGCCAACCCGAAGGACCCTAAATCCTACAATGACGGCTTTGAACACTATACGACCGAAAAAATTAGGATCTTAGAGGAATTGTTCTCTAAATAGATAAAGTGGTAGGGATTTTACATGGTAGAGTCTCTACTGCTTTTTTTTAGTTTGTTAGCCAAAGTGTTGCTCTTTGAATAATATTGTAAAAACTCTATAGTTTCTGGAGCGAAATGGAACGGACTAATTTTCACTTAAAATGTGTTATCTAACAGAAAAGTATAAGAAAAAACCTTCTTTCGTCTGGAAGTAAAAAAAGCAGGATATCCTTCCCGTTCTTTAGAATTAATAGATTGAAATAAAAACAAGGGGTGGAAGAAATGTCTTATCAAACGCTTGAACTGGTCAAAGAGGGAAATATAGCAACTCTTTATTTAAACAGAGTAGATGCGTTAAATGCAATGGATGTTCAAATGCTAAAGGAACTGTCTGAATGTCTTAACGAAATCTCTACATCAAACATTACTCTTTTGTTTATCACAGGCAAAGGAAGGGCATTTTCAGCTGGTGGAGATCTAAAAACAATGTTATCAAGTGCAAGTGAAGAGGGATTTGAAGAAGTTATGGGGTTTATCAAAACGATCATTGTCACCCTCTATACAATGCCAGCTGTTACAGCAAGCTTAATCAATGGAGCTGCTGCAGGCTTAGGTCTTAGCTTTGCTTTAGCCTGTGATCAAGTATTAGCAGAAAAAAACGCAAAAGCAGCCATGAATTTTATCAACATAGGTCTTATTCCAGATGGTGGCGGACATTTTTTCCTAAAGAAACGATTAGGGGAACACCGAGCCAAACAGGTTATTTGGAAAGGCGAATCAATGAATAGTGAAAAAGCATTGGAAATCGGAATGATCGATGGAATCTATGAAGGTGACACAGAAGAACAGCTGGAATTAATGAAAAGAAGATTAGGAGCAAGGCCTTTAAAGGCAATGATAGCAACCAAGCTACTTTATAGCTCTCAAGAAAAGCAGGAGCTCGTTCAAACGATAGAGCTTGAAACAATCAGCCAGTTCGAGATGAGAAGAACGAAGGATCACCGTGAAGGGGTAGCGGCATTCTTAGAAAAACGGGCACCACTGTTTACGGGAAAATAAAGACTAAAAATAGAAAGGTAGTCCCGTAAAGACTAACTTTTAGGAAAGATTGGAAGTATAAAATACTTGAACTTGGGATAAGAGCTTCGACATCCAGCTCCAGCGCCTAGCCCTGACAAACATAAGTCACAAATGAATTGAAGACAAAGAACGTCTTCTATTCATTTGCGTCTTATTTGCCCTAGGCTGATCAAGGCGCTTGCGCTTTTGTGCTTATCTCGCAAATAGTACAAGCTTTCCCGATGATGATGTGCAACGATGAGTTTTATCTGTAAAATGATGTTCCTCTAATTTTTTCTGGCCAATTTCTTTTGCTTCTTTTTCGCTTTGTGCTTCAAAGCTTTCATCCAATAATTTTTCTCCGTTTTTTTCAAAAACAGTTAAGTAATAGATTGCCAATTCTACATTCCTCCCAAGTTGAAGATCCATACTTTCATAGTATTCTTACTATACAGGAGTTTTCCTGCTTAAAGATGAAACCTTCTATTTCCATATTCGTAGTACATATTGAGGAGGGAAAACATGAGTTTAACGATTGATTCAGTAACAAAACGATTTGGTTCACATCTTGCTGTTGATCAGCTTTCTATCATAATACCGGAACATGAGATTTTTGGTTTCCTTGGAGCAAATGGTGCAGGGAAAACCACAACATTTCGGATGATCTTAGGCTTGCTAAATCCTACAGATGGTGAAATTAAGTGGAATGGAAGCAACATTTCGTATGAAGAAAGCGATATGATTGGTTACTTACCAGAGGAAAGAGGGCTTTACCCTAAACTAAAGGTGAAAGATCAGCTTATGTATTTAGGTAGATTAAAAGGAATGTCAAAGCAGCAGGTGGCAAATGAGATGGATCATTGGCTGCAACGATTTAATGTTACTGAGTATGCCAATAAAAAGGTTGAAGAGCTCTCAAAAGGAAATCAACAAAAAATACAATTTATTGCAGCTGTTCTTCATAAACCAAAGCTGTTAATTTTGGATGAACCATTTAGTGGATTAGATCCTATTAATGTTGAGCTTTTAAAAAAGGCTGTCGTTGATTTGAAGGAAGCCGGTACTTCAATCGTTTTCGCGAGTCACAGGATGGAACATGTTGAGGAACTATGTCAGCATCTTTGCATTATGCATAAAGGTAAACCGGTTGTACATGGTGCATTACGTGATATTAAGAGATCCTTTGGGAAGAAAAATCTCTTTATACATGGAGATTTTGATATGAGCTTTTTAGAAAACATCCCTGGGGTTATAAAGAGTAAGTCGACTAGTGAAGGGATGGAATTGCAAATTGAAAATGAAGAAGTCTCGTCCAGAATCTTTCATGAACTTCAACATAAAGGATTTGTCCGAAAGTTTGCACTTGAGGAACCATCATTAAATGATATCTTTATTGAAAAAGTAGGTGCTTCCTATGAATAAATTTTGGATTATGGTTGCTCATACGTATCTGAATAAACTGAAGACAAAATCATTTATTATTACAACATTATTAACAGCACTTATTTTGTATGGGTTATCTAATATTACAACGATCATTGATATGTTTGATAATAGTGATCAAACAAAAGAGTTTGTTGTCATTGATGAATCAGAAGGGTATTATGATAAATTTGAAGCTAATCTGGCTGTTTCCGGAATTCCCCTTTCCATTAAAACATCAGACAAGGGTGAGGAAGAATTAGAAAACAGTGTTTTAGCCGGAGAGTTAGATGGAATTATTGTGTTATCAAATGATGCTAATCAGCTACCACAGGCTACTGTAAAAACAAGCTCGATCACTGATAGCCAGGTTTTTACACAGGTGGAGCAAGTTTTGCAGCAAACGAAACTTGAAATAGGAAGAGAGAAGCTTGGTCTTCAAACAAATGAATTAGATCAATTATTTACACCTGTTACAGTTGAAAAAGTTGCGCTAGAGGATAATGCGAAAACAGAAGAAGAATTAAATCAAGCAAGAGGCTTAGTGTATGTTCTCTTGTTTGTTATTTATTTCTCTGTTATTTTCTATGCAAGTATGATTGCGACAGAGGTCGCAACCGAAAAGTCTTCTAGAGTTATGGAAATTTTGATTTCCAGTGTTTCACCGGTTAAGCAGATGTTTGCGAAATTGATTGGAATCGGATTGTTAAGCTTAACACAAATGCTCGTTATATTGATTGTAGGTTATGCTTCTATACAGGCAAAAATAAATGATTTATCGTTAATGACAGGAGGTATGTTCGGGTTTTCTGATATCCCAACCTCAACATTCATTTATGCAGGAATTTACTTCCTATTAGGATATTTCCTTTTTGCAACACTTGCAGCTTTCTTAGGCTCACTAGTCAGTAGAATTGAAGATGTACAACAATTAATATCACCTATGATCTTTATCATTGTCGGTGCATTTATGATTGCTATGTTTGGATTAACGAATCCTGAAGCTCCATTCATTACGGTAACTTCATATATTCCGTTTTTCACCCCAATGATTATGTTCCTACGCGTGGGAATGCTGAATATTCCATTTTGGGAAATTGCGTTATCGATTGCCATCCTGCTTGGATCGATTATCATATTAGCAGTGTTTGGAGCAAGAGTGTACAAAGGGGGAGTCCTCATTTACGGAAAATCCTCCTCATTTAAGGATTTAAAAAGGGCGCTAATGTTATCGAAGGATAAGTGATTTTGTACGAGAATGGCTATAAAGCTGTTCTCTTTTTTGTTTTTTTCTAGTGTTTATATAAGAACTAGATACACTGACTAAAAAAATTTGGTGGATGGAGGGCGAGCATCCAGGAGTTGCCATCCACCCTCAAACACTAATTTTATGGTTTAAGGATACGTCATGTTATATCATTTAAAGATTATAAATAAAGTTCATCTGACAGAACGTGCATTCGTATTTCATAGATGGTAAAATAAAAGGTAAACAAAGGAAGATAAAGAAAGAGGTATATATGAGTGCCATTAAATTTATCCATGCTGCAGATCTGCATTTAGATAGCCCTTTTTTAGGGTTAAAACATATGCCGGCAAACTTTTTTGAAAGAGTAAGAGAAAGTACTTTTTTATCCTTTTCAAAAATCATTACATGTGCCATTAACGAAAAAGTAGATTTCATCTTACTATCCGGTGACTTATATGATGAAGATGAAAGAAGCTTAAAAGCTCAATTAAAATTAAAAAAAGAATTTGAACGCTTGGCAGAAAAGGATATACAGGTTTTTATTATTCATGGAAATCATGATCATATGGGCGGGAAGTGGCTGGACCTTGAATGGCCGGAAAATGTTCATGTGTTTTCAAGTCATAAGGTTGAAGTAAAAGAATATCAGAAAAATCAAGCACCGCTCGCTTATATATACGGGTATAGCTATCCTGAGCGTGCTGTACATGAGAACATCACGTCACAATACATAAAAATAGAAAATCCCAACGTATTTCATATCGGCTTGTTACATGGGTCAACAGAAGGAAACAAAGAGCATGATGTATATTGTCCATTTAAAGTAAATGATTTACTAACTAAAGACTTTGACTATTGGGCTTTAGGACATATTCATAAACGTCAAATGTTGCATGAAGCACACCCAGTTATTGCTTATCCAGGTAATATCCAAGGCAGGCATCCGAAGGAAACGGGTAGGAAAGGCTGTTATTTAGTTGAAATGGAAGAGGGAACAGTAAAAAGCTCGTTTATTTCAACAGAAGAAATCAGGTGGGAACAGATTGACGTGTCAATCAATGAATGTCAAAACCTATCAGAGTTAATTCAAGCCTGTGAACGATCAATAGACACCTTAAAAAGAGAAAACAAAGCGATTTGTTTAACAATCTCGTTTGTAGACTCAGGTGAATTAGCAAACGAACTAAACTCTCAGGATCTTATCGAGGATCTTCTTGATGTTTTAAATGATCAACAAAATGAGCAGGAGAACTTTGTGTGGGTAGTGAAAATCATTGATCGTACAATAAAACCTCGAACTACCTCACAAAAGCTATCGACTTTTTATCATGACCTGGAAAATACAATAAAAAACTATGACAAATTCGATGAAGTGATTGAACCATTGAAAAAAAATTCAATATTCCGCAAGCATATCGATGGTTTTACCAAAGAGGAGCAAAATCAGCTTCTCAAAAAAGCGGAGCTATTACTGCATCGTGAATTACTGCAACACCAAGAGCAAAAGTGAGGTGATGAGATTGAAAATTGAAGAACTACAAATTTATGGATATGGAAAATTTGAAAATCAGCATTTCATCCTAGGTAAATCAAATTTCTCTGTCATATACGGGGAAAACGAAGCAGGGAAATCAACGATCATGTCATTCATACATAGTATTCTTTTTGGCTTTCCAACCAAGCAGCAATCGGAAAACCGTTATGAACCAAAAAGAGCAACAAGCTATGGTGGGTATCTCATCGCCACATTAGAAAGAGGACAGCGCATAAAAATTGAACGATTGCCAGGTAAATTTGGCGGCGAGGTTTTGATTGAATATGAAGACGGGACAACCGCGAATGAAGAATTTCTTCAAACACTTTTAGGTGGGGTGGATAAAGAGTCTTATCGCTCCATTTTTTCCTTTGATGTCCATGGTTTACAGCAAATTCAAAAGCTTGATGCTAATCAAATTGGAAAATATCTGTTTCTTTCCAGTATCTATGGAGCTGATGCACTTTTTGCAATTGAAGACCATCTAACAAAGCAATTGGACCTCTTATATAAACCAAATGGAAGAAGACCAACAGTAAATGAAGGACTTGTGAAGTTAAAGGAACATGCAGGAAAACTACAGGAGGCAAAACGGAAAAATCATCAGTATGAGCAATTGCAAGCTGAAAAAGCATCTCTACATTCCCAACTTTCATCTATTACTCAAACAAAACGAGATAAAATGGCAGAGCAAAGATACTTGGAAAAAGCGAAAACAATTCTTCCATTAGTAAAAGAAAAAAAATGGTGTAATGATCAGTTGAGGCAACTGCCGGCTACAGACCATTTACCAGAAGATGGACTAAACAAGCTGGATCATTTTCATGTGACACTTCAGCCACTGAACATGCAGCTGCATGCCATGCAAGTACGAATAGCAAAACTTGAGGAAGAAGAATCAGAGCTTCATGTAAATGATGCATATATTGTACATAAGACCGAGATTGGACATGTTCGTGAGCAGCTGTCACTATATGAGGAAAAACTAAAAAATAAGCAATATATCGAGAATAAGATCGAACAGCTTCAACACGAATATGGAGTATTAAAACAAAGGTTGTATCCGTTTTTAACCGAGGATGACATCCTAAATATACAAGCAACAATGATGATGAAAGACACGCTAAAAAGGCTGCTTGAACAAGAGGTAAAGTCAAAACATAGAAAACAATTGCTTGATGAGCAATTTGAACAGGTGCAAAGCGCTCTTGAAGAAGCTGAGTGGAAAATAGGTAAATTAAAAACTGACGTTTTGAGAGATGAAGAAAGGTCTTCTTTGGAGCAGGAACTTACCGCAAGAAAGAATGCTAACCTTCCTGAACTTAAGCAGGAACACAAGCAGGTTTCTACAGAACTGAAAAAACGAAAGCAGGAGTACAAAGGAGAAAAGAAACAACAATCTATTTTTCTCAGTGTAATTACTCTCATTTTATTAATAGGATCTACGTGGCTATTTTTTCAAGAAAACTGGCCACTCTTCGGAATTTTATTAGTCGCATGTATTGGTGTCCTTTTTCAAATCAAGAATTTGCAAACAAAAAAGGATACACTTGTCGAACATTTAGAATCTGAGTTAAAGGTTTTAGAACAGAGGTTATATCATGCTCAGCAACATGAATCAACATCGGGAAGAGCATTATCAGATATTATAACTTCTTTAGAAAAAGATCAAATGGTGAAACAATCATTACAGCATGAAGAGCATATCCTCGAACAGCAGGAAAGGGCATATGAGAGACTACTAAAACAGTATGAAGAATGGGAAAAGAATCAATTCTATGAGCGTGAGCAGCTTTCAGAAATTGCTGAACAAATTCAAGTGGAGACAAATGCTTCATCTGAAGTTGTTTTGGAAGCCTTTGAAGCATTACAACACCTCCAAAGTCTAATTATGGAATTGAATAAATACCGTACAGAAGTCAGATTGCTCAACCAGGAGCAATGGAAGTTTGAAGAGGAAGTGAAGAGATTAGCAGAAATTTGTCAGATTGAGCGCTCCTCAATTAAAGAATCTGTCTATATATTAGGTGAACAGAGTAGTTTGGAACTTTCTAATGCTGCTAAGCGAGAGAAGATTAAGGAAAAACAAGCAGAGATAGAAGAAGAACTGACTTCATTATCAGAAGAGATCGTCTTTATCGAACAACAACGAGATGAATTAATCAGGTGCAGCAAGTGTGAAACAGAAGATGAATTTAGAAAGCTGGCAAAAGTTCATTTGCAGCGAGAAGAAATCCAAAGAAAAATGCAGTGGGTTGAAAAGCAATTGGCTACGGAGAGCGATCTGGATCCAGGGGCTTTATCCAATGAAAAAATAGAAACTATAGATGTGAGAATACAAGAATTAGTGAATGAAATTGATCAAATGGAGAAAATGGAAAATCAGTTGCAACAGGAGTACTCAAGTATTCTTTTCAAAATCGAAGAAATGGAGCAAAGCGGAACTTACTCTAAGTTGAGACATGCCTTTGAAAATGAAAGAGCAATGGTGAAAGATGAAGCAGAGAAATGGATTATTAGGGCCCTTGCAAAAGATCTCCTTCAAAAAACAGTTCATCAGCATAGAGAGGAAAAGCTGCCTGAATTGTTAGCTTCTATAACGTATTATTTTCAATTGCTTACATCCAATTCCTATCAGAAAGTATATTTACCGATTGAAAAGCAATCCTTTATAGTTGAACGTCAAGATGGAGTGAAATTTTTTGCAGAGGAACTTAGTCAAGCTACCGCAGAGCAACTCTATCTATCAATTCGACTAGCCATTATAAAAAACATTAATTCTCAGCTACAGCTGCCAGTCATCATTGACGATAGCTTTGTTCATTTCGATCATAGTAGAACATCAAATACATTAAAGCTATTGCATGAACTAAAAAAAGACCAACAAGTGATTTTCTTTACATGTCATCACCACATAGCTGAATCAGCTCAGCCGGAGAATATGGTTAATCTCTCTGATACTACGAATATTGGCTAAATAACACAAGATAAGATACTTCTCAAACAGGATGTAACCTATCTATGCTATACTAGCCATACAAATGATCTTTATTATTAAAATGATATCGAAATACAAGATAAACAAGCATTGAGAGGAGAACTTAGGATGGGAAAAGGAATATTACATTATGACATTGGGGAACAGGTAGAAGTTCATTTATTAATCAAATCTTCTACAAAAGGCGTTGCCAGTAACGGAAAAGCATTTTTAACATTAATTCTCCAAGATACCTCCGGTGAAATAGAAGCAAAGCTATGGGATGCCTCACAAGAAGATGAAGTAATGTATGGCCCGCAAAGTATTGTAAAGGTATTAGGGGATATCCACCATTATCGTGGACGTAATCAACTGAAAATCCGAAAAATTCGTCCAAAGCATGACGAAGAGAAAATTGAAATATCAGATCTTTTAGAGACGGCACCAATTGCTAAAGATGTGATGAATGATAAAATTACTCAATATATATTTGACATGAAAAATCCAAATATTCAACG carries:
- a CDS encoding enoyl-CoA hydratase translates to MSYQTLELVKEGNIATLYLNRVDALNAMDVQMLKELSECLNEISTSNITLLFITGKGRAFSAGGDLKTMLSSASEEGFEEVMGFIKTIIVTLYTMPAVTASLINGAAAGLGLSFALACDQVLAEKNAKAAMNFINIGLIPDGGGHFFLKKRLGEHRAKQVIWKGESMNSEKALEIGMIDGIYEGDTEEQLELMKRRLGARPLKAMIATKLLYSSQEKQELVQTIELETISQFEMRRTKDHREGVAAFLEKRAPLFTGK
- a CDS encoding YhzD family protein, which produces MAIYYLTVFEKNGEKLLDESFEAQSEKEAKEIGQKKLEEHHFTDKTHRCTSSSGKLVLFAR
- a CDS encoding ABC transporter ATP-binding protein, with translation MSLTIDSVTKRFGSHLAVDQLSIIIPEHEIFGFLGANGAGKTTTFRMILGLLNPTDGEIKWNGSNISYEESDMIGYLPEERGLYPKLKVKDQLMYLGRLKGMSKQQVANEMDHWLQRFNVTEYANKKVEELSKGNQQKIQFIAAVLHKPKLLILDEPFSGLDPINVELLKKAVVDLKEAGTSIVFASHRMEHVEELCQHLCIMHKGKPVVHGALRDIKRSFGKKNLFIHGDFDMSFLENIPGVIKSKSTSEGMELQIENEEVSSRIFHELQHKGFVRKFALEEPSLNDIFIEKVGASYE
- a CDS encoding ABC transporter permease, coding for MNKFWIMVAHTYLNKLKTKSFIITTLLTALILYGLSNITTIIDMFDNSDQTKEFVVIDESEGYYDKFEANLAVSGIPLSIKTSDKGEEELENSVLAGELDGIIVLSNDANQLPQATVKTSSITDSQVFTQVEQVLQQTKLEIGREKLGLQTNELDQLFTPVTVEKVALEDNAKTEEELNQARGLVYVLLFVIYFSVIFYASMIATEVATEKSSRVMEILISSVSPVKQMFAKLIGIGLLSLTQMLVILIVGYASIQAKINDLSLMTGGMFGFSDIPTSTFIYAGIYFLLGYFLFATLAAFLGSLVSRIEDVQQLISPMIFIIVGAFMIAMFGLTNPEAPFITVTSYIPFFTPMIMFLRVGMLNIPFWEIALSIAILLGSIIILAVFGARVYKGGVLIYGKSSSFKDLKRALMLSKDK
- a CDS encoding metallophosphoesterase family protein, whose protein sequence is MSAIKFIHAADLHLDSPFLGLKHMPANFFERVRESTFLSFSKIITCAINEKVDFILLSGDLYDEDERSLKAQLKLKKEFERLAEKDIQVFIIHGNHDHMGGKWLDLEWPENVHVFSSHKVEVKEYQKNQAPLAYIYGYSYPERAVHENITSQYIKIENPNVFHIGLLHGSTEGNKEHDVYCPFKVNDLLTKDFDYWALGHIHKRQMLHEAHPVIAYPGNIQGRHPKETGRKGCYLVEMEEGTVKSSFISTEEIRWEQIDVSINECQNLSELIQACERSIDTLKRENKAICLTISFVDSGELANELNSQDLIEDLLDVLNDQQNEQENFVWVVKIIDRTIKPRTTSQKLSTFYHDLENTIKNYDKFDEVIEPLKKNSIFRKHIDGFTKEEQNQLLKKAELLLHRELLQHQEQK
- a CDS encoding ATP-binding protein, whose amino-acid sequence is MKIEELQIYGYGKFENQHFILGKSNFSVIYGENEAGKSTIMSFIHSILFGFPTKQQSENRYEPKRATSYGGYLIATLERGQRIKIERLPGKFGGEVLIEYEDGTTANEEFLQTLLGGVDKESYRSIFSFDVHGLQQIQKLDANQIGKYLFLSSIYGADALFAIEDHLTKQLDLLYKPNGRRPTVNEGLVKLKEHAGKLQEAKRKNHQYEQLQAEKASLHSQLSSITQTKRDKMAEQRYLEKAKTILPLVKEKKWCNDQLRQLPATDHLPEDGLNKLDHFHVTLQPLNMQLHAMQVRIAKLEEEESELHVNDAYIVHKTEIGHVREQLSLYEEKLKNKQYIENKIEQLQHEYGVLKQRLYPFLTEDDILNIQATMMMKDTLKRLLEQEVKSKHRKQLLDEQFEQVQSALEEAEWKIGKLKTDVLRDEERSSLEQELTARKNANLPELKQEHKQVSTELKKRKQEYKGEKKQQSIFLSVITLILLIGSTWLFFQENWPLFGILLVACIGVLFQIKNLQTKKDTLVEHLESELKVLEQRLYHAQQHESTSGRALSDIITSLEKDQMVKQSLQHEEHILEQQERAYERLLKQYEEWEKNQFYEREQLSEIAEQIQVETNASSEVVLEAFEALQHLQSLIMELNKYRTEVRLLNQEQWKFEEEVKRLAEICQIERSSIKESVYILGEQSSLELSNAAKREKIKEKQAEIEEELTSLSEEIVFIEQQRDELIRCSKCETEDEFRKLAKVHLQREEIQRKMQWVEKQLATESDLDPGALSNEKIETIDVRIQELVNEIDQMEKMENQLQQEYSSILFKIEEMEQSGTYSKLRHAFENERAMVKDEAEKWIIRALAKDLLQKTVHQHREEKLPELLASITYYFQLLTSNSYQKVYLPIEKQSFIVERQDGVKFFAEELSQATAEQLYLSIRLAIIKNINSQLQLPVIIDDSFVHFDHSRTSNTLKLLHELKKDQQVIFFTCHHHIAESAQPENMVNLSDTTNIG